The Helianthus annuus cultivar XRQ/B chromosome 16, HanXRQr2.0-SUNRISE, whole genome shotgun sequence genome includes a window with the following:
- the LOC110917719 gene encoding zinc finger CCCH domain-containing protein 6 isoform X2 — protein MITMKILESTQRITTDEKKDETGPMTYPDRPGEPNCVYYLRTGMCAYGDDCKFNHPINNVQGNQYGGNHPERDGEPDCAYYMKTGMCKYGLTCKYNHPRDRNGAGPVELNMVGLPIRQGQESCSHYLITGSCKFGVTCKFHHPQPAVDGSNPPVSRPLPYAPAGVNGAHAWPYLSQQSYFPVMGHTQGWTPYIGNISPIRSTNGLTYGDHVYPSTPCSNLPVRPSEPECRYFMKTGTCKDGSECKYHHPRENMVKTDASSFGPFGLPFRPGQPVCPYYCLYGICKYGSGCKYDHPLMVYSYNYVPGMTTLPMVDPSLLSYGAMNSSDSSYSKSLKKPSQTSDQISKVKLGTDDSSGDQVGSSQSSSQIQSG, from the exons ATGATAACAATGAAG ATTTTAGAATCGACACAAAGAATCACGACGGATGAGAAAAAGGATGAAACGGGTCCGATGACATATCCGGATCGTCCTGGAGAACCCAATTGTGTATATTATTTGAGAACTGGAATGTGTGCATATGGTGATGATTGTAAGTTTAATCATCCCATCAACAATGTTCAG GGTAATCAATATGGAGGTAATCATCCTGAGAGAGATGGAGAACCAGATTGTGCT TATTATATGAAAACGGGTATGTGCAAATACGGGTTGACGTGCAAATATAATCATCCTCGCGATCGGAATGGTGCTGGTCCGGTCGAGTTAAACATGGTTGGTCTACCAATAAGACAG GGCCAAGAGTCGTGTTCGCATTATTTAATAACCGGGTCGTGTAAATTTGGAGTTACGTGCAAGTTCCATCATCCGCAACCAGCAGTCGACGGATCCAACCCGCCCGTTTCCAGACCTTTGCCATATGCACCAGCCGGTGTCAATGGCGCGCATGCGTGGCCATATTTGAGTCAACAAAGTTACTTTCCGGTCATGGGTCACACTCAAGGGTGGACCCCATATATC GGAAATATCAGCCCGATACGTTCGACCAATGGTTTGACGTATGGTGACCATGTTTATCCATCAACACCGTGTTCTAATCTACCCGTGAGGCCCAGTGAGCCCGAATGTCGTTATTTCATGAAGACTGGAACATGCAAGGACGGGTCAGAGTGCAAGTACCATCATCCAAGGGAAAATATGGTTAAAACGGATGCTAGCTCGTTCGGCCCGTTTGGGCTTCCTTTCCGACCT GGACAACCCGTGTGTCCGTATTATTGTCTATATGGAATATGCAAGTATGGGTCGGGTTGTAAATATGATCACCCTTTGATGGTATATTCGTACAATTACGTCCCCGGGATGACCACTCTACCAATGGTTGACCCGTCATTGCTTTCATATGGTGCGATGAATTCATCTGACTCGTCTTATTCGAAATCGTTGAAGAAGCCTAGCCAGACAAGTGACCAAATTAGCAAAGTGAAGTTGGGTACCGACGATTCTTCTGGTGATCAAGTTGGTTCTTCTCAATCGTCGTCACAGATTCAATCGGGTTGA
- the LOC110917719 gene encoding zinc finger CCCH domain-containing protein 6 isoform X1 has translation MTGNVSNSSKDNSDDNNEESTQRITTDEKKDETGPMTYPDRPGEPNCVYYLRTGMCAYGDDCKFNHPINNVQGNQYGGNHPERDGEPDCAYYMKTGMCKYGLTCKYNHPRDRNGAGPVELNMVGLPIRQGQESCSHYLITGSCKFGVTCKFHHPQPAVDGSNPPVSRPLPYAPAGVNGAHAWPYLSQQSYFPVMGHTQGWTPYIGNISPIRSTNGLTYGDHVYPSTPCSNLPVRPSEPECRYFMKTGTCKDGSECKYHHPRENMVKTDASSFGPFGLPFRPGQPVCPYYCLYGICKYGSGCKYDHPLMVYSYNYVPGMTTLPMVDPSLLSYGAMNSSDSSYSKSLKKPSQTSDQISKVKLGTDDSSGDQVGSSQSSSQIQSG, from the exons ATGACTGGTAACGTCTCAAATTCTTCAAAGGATAATTCGGATGATAACAATGAAG AATCGACACAAAGAATCACGACGGATGAGAAAAAGGATGAAACGGGTCCGATGACATATCCGGATCGTCCTGGAGAACCCAATTGTGTATATTATTTGAGAACTGGAATGTGTGCATATGGTGATGATTGTAAGTTTAATCATCCCATCAACAATGTTCAG GGTAATCAATATGGAGGTAATCATCCTGAGAGAGATGGAGAACCAGATTGTGCT TATTATATGAAAACGGGTATGTGCAAATACGGGTTGACGTGCAAATATAATCATCCTCGCGATCGGAATGGTGCTGGTCCGGTCGAGTTAAACATGGTTGGTCTACCAATAAGACAG GGCCAAGAGTCGTGTTCGCATTATTTAATAACCGGGTCGTGTAAATTTGGAGTTACGTGCAAGTTCCATCATCCGCAACCAGCAGTCGACGGATCCAACCCGCCCGTTTCCAGACCTTTGCCATATGCACCAGCCGGTGTCAATGGCGCGCATGCGTGGCCATATTTGAGTCAACAAAGTTACTTTCCGGTCATGGGTCACACTCAAGGGTGGACCCCATATATC GGAAATATCAGCCCGATACGTTCGACCAATGGTTTGACGTATGGTGACCATGTTTATCCATCAACACCGTGTTCTAATCTACCCGTGAGGCCCAGTGAGCCCGAATGTCGTTATTTCATGAAGACTGGAACATGCAAGGACGGGTCAGAGTGCAAGTACCATCATCCAAGGGAAAATATGGTTAAAACGGATGCTAGCTCGTTCGGCCCGTTTGGGCTTCCTTTCCGACCT GGACAACCCGTGTGTCCGTATTATTGTCTATATGGAATATGCAAGTATGGGTCGGGTTGTAAATATGATCACCCTTTGATGGTATATTCGTACAATTACGTCCCCGGGATGACCACTCTACCAATGGTTGACCCGTCATTGCTTTCATATGGTGCGATGAATTCATCTGACTCGTCTTATTCGAAATCGTTGAAGAAGCCTAGCCAGACAAGTGACCAAATTAGCAAAGTGAAGTTGGGTACCGACGATTCTTCTGGTGATCAAGTTGGTTCTTCTCAATCGTCGTCACAGATTCAATCGGGTTGA